The Musa acuminata AAA Group cultivar baxijiao chromosome BXJ2-2, Cavendish_Baxijiao_AAA, whole genome shotgun sequence genome contains the following window.
caaaaccaaaagaaaattcaGCTTGGCTTACTAAAAGCATAGAGCTTCTTAAGTAAAATATGAAATCAAATGTGCAGAGTGGTCAAATCAAGTCTAGGCATCCTGAAGAATAGAATGTTGAAACACTTGCATGATAAATAGGATatgtattaaaaaatttgattcaCATATGCATTACTAATACATAGTCAGTTTAGCATTCAAAATCAAACCAGGCTTTACTTTAGTCACTTGATTCTTTCAGTGCCCAACTTAAACAGTCTACTTTCTCTCCCACAAATTAAATACATCAAAAAGAAAGTGACCAAATGCATTCAAAATAATAAGAATATTACCTGTCAAATGTCAAGTCAGAACACTTCCAATTTGGATCTCTCACAGAATCATGATAATTGCGGCATTCTTCTTTGCTACGCAAGCGAAACCTACGCTCTTTGTTGCATTTTTTGCAGCAGACAAATTCATCACGGTGACATGGCCGACCATTGGGACCTTTATGAGACCCATTAGCAGCTTTAGATACCTGGTTGTAGTATTTAAGCAGCACAGTCTTTGAAAGTGGAACTTTGTCTCCTTTGACCATGATCCACACATTGTTTTTCCACTTCCTTGCAGTCTCCCTCCCAGAATGTTTCTCAAAAGCAGCTGGTGTTAGCTTATCTGATTACAACCATGAACATTCAGTAAACAGGTAGTTGAACAGTAGCATCAGTTTGTGCAACTCACACATAAATCATACATAGTGCACAAAGTTGATAGCCACTTGAGACACATAAATTGTGCGCATATTAATGTTTTATTTGATGTTTATGACTAAGTTCATTAAAGTTCCAGAAGGCATCCACAGAATTAAATCTTGGAGTTTTGCCAGTATGGAACCCAGCTTAATAGCCAGCATCAAGTTGTACAGAGCAGTAAGCCTACCATTCAGTACCAGTATCAGatctttttttatgttttaaatgTGACAGCTATCTCACATTAAATGAATTACTACTTTAAATGACTCTATCCTTCCACCTCCTCATCCGTGTCACTGCCTCTTTCTTATCCATGTTGCTCCGCTCTCTCCCCCTACTGATATGTGTTGTCACCTCCTCCCCTCTTATCTCTCTTTCCTATTCCTCTCTTCTCGCTGGATCTCTAGTCCTGATGGTACCGATACCATGTGTTAGTATGCTGATCAAGGCCTCTAATACACCAGTCTGACCATCAATTGATATTGATACCGGATTGAGATTTCAATCTATGAAACTCCACTAAAGTCTGATGGATTCTAATATACACATTCTCCAACTAACGAGTCCTGATGTAACCATAGGTACATATTCTCCCCACGAGAAACAATGGGAAACCTCTATCTACATATTCACAAAACCATTGTTTGGCATGTTGAGGATAACTTCTTTTGCATGCTTAAGCATACTCATAAGAAAATTCATTAATTACAAGAATTTGATCCTCCGTAGGAAGAGTGGACACCTTTTATTGTACTCCTATCCTGCAAGAGCCTTATAACATTGATAATTTGCCATCTGGGCATCCCTTCTGAACTACCGGCAATTAAAAAGGAAAACTAAAAAAAGGAACATAAATACCTCCTGTTGAACTATTAAGTTTTTACAACTTTCATGTAGTAGTGAAAAATACATCAGATAATATTGGTCCGCGTCCATTTCCTAGTCTGGGAGGAGTCCGGTTTGGTAATATGAATGTGTAACCATAATGTAGCACGTATCTATATACTGATCCAATTATTCaaaatctttaggatatggttatgGAAATGGTTGGTCCAAATGTctgaatatatataaaaaaatgctAACTTTATTTATGTTCAACTAAGAAAATAAGCTACTTCATTGTTTTTTCTGTGTATGTTCTCTCGTGATTCTTTTGTTTTCACATTTGCTTTAAAATTTTCCAATATAAGAAATATGATGAACATTTTATTCAAGTTTCACAACTCTTCATTTCCTATTATCCTGCATTCAAATGGTACTCACAACTATATTTGCCTAAAATCCAATATGAGTTTTTATTTGTCATATATAGTTATATACAGTTCATATTTATATCTGTTTGAGACAAATATTATCAAAATGTTGTATTCTTTTAATATCTGTATCCAGATTCATATCCCATGATTAAAAATGCACAGATATGGTATTATCACTGTCCATTTCATATCCAATCCATTTCCACCCCTAATTTCACTCATATACATGCAGATATTAGCACGTTGAGATTTTGAACTATGCAGCCAGTTGAGGCAAAGCTCATGACATTCTAATTATAATGGTCAAAAGGGATCAAACAAACTTTtctgtatgaaatcaaattactTATTTGAACTACAAACAGAATTGTTGTTTTTCAGGCTTTTAGCAATGCAAAAGAATATCATGCAGAAAATTTTTCGAAGATCAAAGCTGAGAACCAAGTGAAAGACCAGGAAAATGTAAATTTGGTAAAGCTAATTATAACAAAAGTACAATGCACCATCCAGTGTATTCATGAATCTTGATCCGATCATTTGTTTATTAACATGCTATGCTACTGAAAGAAAGGTTTCTGAAGGCATCGAACTATATATACAATTTTTGTAGAatgttttgttcttttcttgtgaAATGTTTGAATAGATATGGTGACAACAATGAGAATATGCTACTAACATCACTAACAAAACAAAAAAGGAGCTAGCTCAAAAATTTTACTCTTCCCACTAAAATATATGACATTACACCATCCCCATGAAATCTTAAAAGAACAGAGACTAGTATATGCCAGCACCTCAACTTCTTATTAAAGCAAAACCAAAGGTGGGCGGTAAGACGAAGACAATTCAGATAATTATTCCAAGAAAAACATTGATGAACATAAGCCCAAGATAACAACCAAACCTTGATCAAAGCTGAAGCTAAAGATAATGCAGAGGATCATCTAGACGGTAGATTAAACAAAATACACATCATCAATGATCATTCATGTGATCACTAAATTATCATCTAACATGACAAGAAAACATTCAGAACATGGGAAGCAAAACTCTAAAACTGGAGACTAGGACCGGCGATGTAAAACCAGCAAGCACAGGATGACAGGAAACAGTGATCACATTGTGGAGGTAATAGATCTGAAGATAACCACACACTCAACCAGAACCTCTGAAACAGGCACAAAAATAAAGGTGTCAAAGTCCTAAAAGAACTCCTTGGCTTGCATGCAAATGTGGATAAGTCTACATGAACAAGACCATAGACAGCTTGCATGTAGCATAGAAAAAACTATTTGAATAATGCAAACATGGATAATCTTATTGCGAGATAACAAGGGTAGTCCAGAATCAAACATGTGTCATGAAGATCACATCCTCCTTTTCTCTAAGAAAGCCCGACATCATCAGAGGCAAAAGCATGAAATCTTGCTCAGTATTTCAATCTTCAAGACAACATTTACGAAGCATCAAAACCGATCAAAACCCGTGGCATCAAATGATCCAACTCACCTTCGTCGCAGCCCGGCGTGCACTCACAGTTGATCTCAAGATCACCGGAGGCGAAAACCCTAAGCCGCCCGACAGCGTCCCCGTACCGGTGACTCGTGCACCCGCACATCACCTCGACAAAGTCGGCGCCTCTCTTCAACCCAGTCATCCCGCTTAATTCCTCGTCTGCGAATAAAAAGGCGACATCTTTTCCCTGACCACTGGCCATCTCTCTCCCTCTGTCGAAAAGACTCACCCGAAGCTCGCCAAAGATCCCTCTTTTAGTGCTAAAGCCGCGAGAAGAAAGCGAGAGGCGGACCGATACGGCCTCGAGGCGCTTTCAAACTTGcgaaaaataaacaaaagaatCACCCAAACGCAATCAGAGACGAGAAGAAGTTTACCAAAGATCAAAAAGACGATTTTTAAGGGTATTCAGCGGGAGATCTAAGATTCCAAGACAATACCGACGTCGAAAAGTCAAAGAAGACGCACAGGCGACCTGCAAACCTCGTCGACAGCAGCAGCTCACAGAAAAAGAGGCAGAAAGAGTACCCAAGGCGCCACCTTTCTGCACCGGAGAGCTACTGCGGCACGGCAACACGCGAGACGCCACAATGATCCATCGAAAGAAACCGCATCGCGCACGCCTCTCACCTAATAAACCGATGGGAAAAGGGATGCGGTTCGCccgcctctcctctcctctcaggGCAATATAGCCTCATAGCTTTCCCATTAGGGGCCCAAactcctctctctcctctccctgacCGGTTCCTCAATCCGCAGAGCCAAACCCCACCATCATCTTCATCAAGGGCTGCCCACAGAGCGACAAATACGGAGGAGATTGAACGGGCGATGTAGAGAGAGAGGTGTTTAATACCAAAGAGGACTGGCGCAGAGGGGGATACTTTGGGAATCCCAAAAGAGGCCTGCAGTGAGCTGGCATCGGCATCAGCATTCACCGCCGCGCTGCGGGTCGTGCATGACATGACATGAACAAGAATACCGTGTCTGTGTTATATATATCAGATTTTTCATTTCCCGCATCGACAAGTGTTTGCgagagaagagggaaaagaaaaagaaagtgagaagagaagggaagggaagggaatgaAATCAAAAAGTAAAAGAGCTGAACAAAGCGATGTACTTTTCCTCCCTACCATTTCCATATGTTGCTGGTGCCTTTCCCCCAAGTATCACACTTGGATTTTGAGCCACAGTAGAAGTGGTTGGCTTTATTCCTTCGAAGTGCATGCACCCCATGGCCCATATCGGAGCAGCAGCACCCTCATgttcctcctccccctctcctctcTCCACTATACATCCTGTGTTCTCCATTCCAATGCTTGACGCTTTTCATAAAGGCCAATTGGATTAGTAAGCATATGTCTCTTCACCCTATGCTTTAGAGAAAAAGGAGCCGTTGGTAAGATTAGATGGGGGACATCGATCGATCATTCATTGCTAAAAAGAATGTTATAGCATGACAAGAAACATCATGAGGCCATTTTTCGAATAATTATTTCCTGCAACAAAAACAAACGAGGAAAGTAAGATATGATGTGTGCAGAGCATCCATCCACGCATTCGTATCGCAACCTTTCGTTTTCAGGCATGGATGCATAAATGTGGACATGTCTGAATGTggtccaataatctttcataCGAAGAGGAAAGAGAAGGATCATCATGTGGCTCATTCAATCAGGTCGGCCATGCCAACTCTGCCGTTGCGTGGGTTGACCAGCCGTGCTGAATGGCTTTGCTCGACTTCACGATTACTACCGCACGTTCGATCGCTTGGAAAGTTCAACAATCATACGTGTTAAGTGAGTGCCTCGATTTGGTGGAATAACATCTTCGGCGTCGGTCGACATAGCCTACCTGCCCGTGTGGAACACCCGATGTGATTTTGACTGCGAGCCACCAAGATTGAAGTAGAAGGTGAAGACGATTCGGTGGAACTAATTGTACTTTGACAAGTCAAATTGAACTGCGATTTTTCAATGCAAGTGAATACGATATTTTGGTTGACACTTACACGAGAGATTACTGCGATATAAGTCTCATACTGAACATGCATATACCATCCTAAGTAACGGATCGACAAATACCATTAATATTATAATACATCAGACATGTGATGGTGCATCTCCTCTCGTCTCCTCTCCTGTAAATAACCCAAAAAAGAATCTTAGTTAACTTGCACACCACAGCACACACTTAGTTTCATGTGCCAAGTATTTTCCATTATAATAAGACCATATACAGTTTTGGCATGTAAGAGTGTGCCAAAAAGAGTAACATGAAGAGCCGATGGGAGTTGGACGCACCAACTTGCGTTCGATTGTAGGCTACGATTCAAAATCCGGAGTTGCATCGTCAGCACTGCAAGCTTTTAGGACTCCCAAAAATGCTTTCTCGGGGCCAGATTCGCATCCATGCATGCATGTCATTTGGAGAAAAAAGCATCCATGAAGGATGGCACCGCTTTAAACATTGCCCATCGGCACAACATTGCATCTCCAACCCCGATGATGCTTCAAAGGCAAAGTCCTCTTTCTTGAAGGAAGCAATGCGGTGGGTCCGACGACTTGCCATGCGAGTGCCGTCCGATCTATCGCTCGTCTCGATCAACACAGGAAATCAACGATTGTGCTTCCATACAAAAGGGAGCGATTCCGATTCCAAAATCGAatcgttatttatttattttttatttttatttttattaatactcattatttatttattttcgatCGAGTCAAAATCAAATCAGAATCAAACTGCCTAACAATGCCGTTTCAGCTTGATTCCGATTCGAATCAATTCATGATCGGAAGATGCGAAGATTCATGTTCTAATATTAAATCACTATATTATTCGATGTAAATAATGCATCTCAAGTTCTCAAGAGTAGTTGCTCATAAGCAACCCAACAACTTTCAGGTATATTGGGATTAATATCTATTAGTCGACTATTAGTGCAATGATGTTGAAACTTTGACTAACATCAATATATTAGGTAGTTTTGCACTTCGACTTTTACTCTATGCAACAATGTCAATGTGAACGTCAAATCTCTAACTTTATTTCAATAAAGATGTATTAATCATTATAATACTATTTTCCAACAACAATGCTTTAGGATTAGTATGCTTCATTTGTTTGTCATTTTGCTCACAAGCTAAGCTAGGCTAGGTTGCCATAGCCCTTGTTTAACATTAATGTACTTATCCAGACAATATAGTTTATAAATAAATCATTGTCATTTGGAAATACCCATCCAAATTTAACACACTAATCCTTGCAAGACTATGTTATCATGGCTAATATGTAGTAATCCAAATTGAAATAATAATTGCCGTTAATATCTTTTGGATTAGTACCTCAGAGTGTGTTAGGATATATCATCTCTTTCATGTGTGTCATCTTACTCGAACTTGATAACATTTAGATAGCCATAAGCCATATAGCCTAAGTTTAGTACTTATCCCTAAAATTCTAAGAAACTAATAAATGAATTATTGTATTAACATTTATTAGTCAACTATTAGCATATTAATAATGAAACGTCTCTTCAATGTAAGTGTCAAATATCTAATTTTATTCCAGATGTAATCGTCATAATATTTGTTTCTCTTCCACACATATAACATAATAATATTTGATTCAGTCgtatagtagaaaaaaaaaaaagaaaaaaaagaaagaaagacaaaGCTGGTAAGGAGAGAGATAGTATATGGGATTAAAATAATCGAAGAGAATAAAGATactctaaaaattttgatttacaTTTACATATATGTTATATTTATATTACAATTTATAGCGACTTTACGTCAGATATTAACAAGTAGAAATAATGAAAGCAAAAACGTTGCGATATTTAGCAAACAATTAAATATATCATGAATTTTAGTTTATGGTGCTTATGATAGGCATCCTATtaaaaaatcttccaattttgtttgcCATTATACTACATATAAacatttttctccctttttttccccAAAACCATCTTTTATATCAATGTTATGAGCATTACTTGAAATGTTAAGAAAGATGACGCTTGGACTTCAAATCACCTGTCTCAATACTTTTATAaatatggttttctactttgcctTTAAGAAACACATTTATATATTGAGGATTTATAAAAATGAACTCTTGTTTTCGGTATTAATAATCAGAGATATTCTaacagttagtacataattatctaattaaataaaaacataaacaaaagatttatcaaaatgttAAACTCTTGTATTCAGTATCAAATTATCTTAATAGTTAGTGTATTATTTATATAGATATCTTAATCCTTAGATATCTTGCAAGATTCCAATCTCAAATCCTGTCTTCataatttattcttaaaaaaattaactttatcAGTTCTATCAAAATGGAGAGACAATATGAAAGTGAAGGAGCTAGCAAAAACTTTAATAACCTAAGCTCTGATTTTATGCACGGGTACGGGTAGTTGTTTCGAGTCTCTTCGTTATGCTCAAATATTAGTTCagttttaatattaaatattatgagcTAATGGATTTATAACTCCGATTTGATCCAAATAATTGATCAAATTATTTAAGTTGGAGTCATCATATTATACTTCAGATccttataagttaattttaatttttacccACTTAAACAATCCAACCCGATTAAGGTGTTCCATTACCTATTCCTATAATTATGAATTAGACAAGATTTGGTAAAATGTAGTAAGTTTTTTCTATTCGCAAGAACTCATACAAAATAtagtaaaataataattagaattaaatatattttataataaaaggaCCAAATGTTCTTTTAAATTAAGATATAAATTGTACACCACAATTAAATTACATCATTATTAATGAAAATTTGATCTTATGGGTACGACGAGTATTCCATGTCAACATCCTAATCTTTTTTGTACGATTTGCTATATGATGTAGGTGGAATTCACTTAGTTAATGAACACTCAATATTGATTTGATCTGATTgtgatgaaatttaacaaatagaTTTTTACTATGATATAAAAATCCTTAGTTTTTCTTCCCATGCCAATCCCCTTTAAGATTTGCCgtcaaaatagattttttttttttatttgtgcgTGAGTGTGAATGATTATTAAATAAGAGGCCTTCTAGATTATTTCCATGCCTTTTTTAGCCTTCCATAAGTCTCCCCCCACATGGAGGAAacatatgaaagaaaaaaataaaaataacataaaacaaaattccATATTGACTCTTATAAAGTTAAAAGTATATTTGAAAAGGTCAAATGCACGCAAATTATCAAATACTAACAATTAACCATAGACGGGACaatttaatttctgaaatctagaAGCATTACATTTGTAATTAGGTGTATTTCTAGGGATATGAATGTTATTTTCTATAGAAGCTTGGTATTTGCAGTCCTTTTGTTTTCTTGCTATTAACAAcctcttaaaaatataatttataatttattattgcTTCGAGAGAGTGACACCATAAGGTCCAATGAGATtgtcaaagaaagaagaaaaaaaatatttatgtttgaTTTAAAAACAtaacaaattttttaaaaatataaatagtaaaaattttgtgATGAAAAAGCTAATAAAGCATTAGTCATTATAGTAAAGTAGTAATAAAGGAAAACTCAATCCGTTTCTTCACTCTAATATCTCGGTTGCATTTGGTCTCTCTCATATAATTGTTAGTGTGTGTATCATTGTACAATTATATATCAAACTCTAGTAAAATCGTGATCTCGAATCCcacatttataatttatcttttgtaaaataaaaaaaatcaactcAAACAAATCTATCAAAATAAAAGGACGAGACCAAATAGAATATCAAAATACTTAAAAAGTAACAGCAAACATTAGTAACTTAAGCTCTACCTATTCCTATAAATGTCAATTGGACAATCTCGATTTAGTGAATATGTATGTTTGTGGGTACAAATTGTAGTAAGTGTCTCTTATTCCCAAGAACTCATGCAAATCATATGCCAAAGATAtagtaaaataataattagaattaaatatatatcttataatcaaaaTAACCAAATATTcttttaaattaagaatataattTGTACACATACAGCCTATGTGGACATAAAGGGCTGAAAATTTTATCTTGTAGGTAGTACGAGCATTCCATGTTTAATTTACTATATAATGTATGTGGAATTCATTTAGTTAGTCAACAGGCAATATTGATTTAATCTGATTGTGATGATAtaaatattgtgtgtgtgtgtgtgaatatgAAAGATTATTAAATAGCAGATCTCTACAAAGCATTTTGTAACCTTTTATAAGCCTCCCCCACTTGGGGAAAgcatatgaaagaaaaacaaaaaatagaaaaacaaaactCCATATTGACTCCTATAAAGTTAAAAGGagtatatttgaaatgtaaaaaatGGAAGCAAATTATTAAATACTAATAATTAACAAAAGCTTAAATTTGTAATTAGGTGTGTTTGTggggtgtggggggggggggacatATATGACATTTCATGTGCATTAGGCATTACGGTAAAATAGTGGTAATGGAGACCCGATCCCTTTATATAGAGGACATTAGTTGTAAAATAGTGTGACAACGGAAACCCCAATCCCTTTAGCATTTGGTCTGTGTCTTCCTCTCACTGGAAGAAGCGAGATCCATCTATACGGGGTAAGTCCTCGTTGACTCTCTCcgatctctctttctttctcttcgttTCTCCTCGGTCGTATCTTTCCGCCTGAGCGTCGCTTGTGTTGGATTTCTCAATCGGTTTCGTTTTAATGTTATCTCAGATCGATTCTTCTTCGATGTTGTGGACGATTGTGAATTGGATGATCACTTTTATTCCATTATATCTGTCGAAACAATCATCAGTCCTTGAAAAGAATCGGTATCTTGAGAAAGTCTAGAATTCTCTAGTGCTGTGAGCTTGCTGCGCTGAGTTGAATTGGTACCCGTTAAGGAATCGATTCCACTTCAAAATTGCGTGAGGGAATCAATTGCTTGTGATTTTAAGAATCGGAATTATATTTCAAATCCATCATTTCGAGAGAGAGGTAATCGAATTGGCACGGATTAGGGCGTTATAGTCGGTGAAGCTGTCCAATCTTGCACTTGATCGGTGGCGCAGCTGCGTCGCATCCCCTTGGAGGAGAGCTTGTGGGTGGAGCACGGGCGGGCCCCTCCACTCGATGAGAGAAGCGCTGTAGGCGTGTGGCCGAGTGTACATCTCGGGAAGTGACTGACACTGGTGGTCGCCGCTCTTCAGAGGAGCCGGGACAGAGGGCCTCATCCGAGGCACATCGCACATTTGAGCGCACCCCATATCGTCCCAACCTAGTTCCGCTTTGCCCATTGCTGCCGTGGGGGTCGACAGTAGAGTGAGTCCCCATTCATTAACAGCTTCGAGAACACAGAAAAAGCTGAGagcttttttgttcttttacGGTCAGTATTATCTAAAAACATTTTCAGAGCTTAAAAGAAAACAGACATCTCCAAATTGCTGTGAGAAACAGAACAGATGTTGAAAACTTGACCAATAtttgtttttttatattttttcctgCTGCTGATTTCAAGACGCTGGGGGTATGGCTCTTGAAATCTCATTGATACTTGATGGTGAGGTTGCAAACCGCAGGCACCACAGTTTTCCTGAAGAAATTGTATATGCCAGTCAACATGGTGTGCACCGAGTTGAGAGTTGTTTGGGATGAGAGTTTACACAGTGTGGGCAAGTTATTTGATAATTGAATAAAGCATTATCCATGTCTGTGGTGGATGCAGACTTATATATAAGATCAAATCACATGTATGGTTCTTCTGACATTCTGGTTTGAGTTTGATTGCAACACAAATAGTGTGATAAAATTACCTTTTAACAAGAGGGATTTGGGCTATATGAGGAAGAAAAAGATGAAGACGAAGACTTGGTTGTAAACCATGTGAAAGAACACTCTTGTGTATGTTGGAATTATAGTGTGTTGTCGCAAATAGCTGCGATTCACATACAACCTCGAGTGCATAGCTTTCATCAATGCT
Protein-coding sequences here:
- the LOC135605329 gene encoding protein ULTRAPETALA 1-like isoform X1, whose product is MENTGCIVERGEGEEEHEGAAAPIWAMGCMHFEGIKPTTSTVAQNPSVILGGKAPATYGNDKLTPAAFEKHSGRETARKWKNNVWIMVKGDKVPLSKTVLLKYYNQVSKAANGSHKGPNGRPCHRDEFVCCKKCNKERRFRLRSKEECRNYHDSVRDPNWKCSDLTFDSVTCDDEEERASRKVLRGCSRSPSCRGCTTCVCFGCEICRFSDCSCQTCVDFTCNSKS
- the LOC135605329 gene encoding protein ULTRAPETALA 1-like isoform X2 yields the protein MASGQGKDVAFLFADEELSGMTGLKRGADFVEVMCGCTSHRYGDAVGRLRVFASGDLEINCECTPGCDEDKLTPAAFEKHSGRETARKWKNNVWIMVKGDKVPLSKTVLLKYYNQVSKAANGSHKGPNGRPCHRDEFVCCKKCNKERRFRLRSKEECRNYHDSVRDPNWKCSDLTFDSVTCDDEEERASRKVLRGCSRSPSCRGCTTCVCFGCEICRFSDCSCQTCVDFTCNSKS